TTCACCACGATCAGCGTCGAGTACCCCCGCGAGAACGTGGGGCACATCGTGCTCGACCGCGAGGCGCGCATGAACACGATCAACGCCGACGTGCTCGAGGAACTCTCGGCGGCCCTCGACAGGTTCGAGGGAGACGACGACGTGCGCGCGATTCTCATCACGGGCAAGGGCGACCGCGCGTTCTCCGCCGGGGCGGACGTCTCCGGCTTCGCCGCCAGCGCGGAACCGCTCTCGGCCATCGAACTCTCGAAGAAGGGCCAGGAGACGTTCGGCCGGTTCGAGGAGACCCCGATGCCCGTCGTCGCGGGGATCGACGGCTTCGCGCTCGGCGGGGGCCTCGAACTCGCCGCCTGCGCCGACCTTCGGATCGCCAGCGACCGCTCGGAACTCGGCCTGCCCGAGCACAGCCTCGGCCTCCTGCCCGGCTGGGGCGGTACCCAGCGCCTCCAGCGGCTCATCGGCATGGGTCGGGCGAAGCAGGTCGTCTTCACTGCCGACCGCTTCGACGCGGAGACGATGGCCGACTGGGGGTTCGTCAACCGCGTCGTCCCGCACGCCGAGTTCGACGAGGCGGCGCTCGACCTCGCCGAGCGGCTCGCCGGCGGCCCGCCCATCTCCCAGATGTTCACCAAGCGCGCGATGCTCCGCGGTTGGGAGGACATCGACGCCGGCCTCGAACTCGAGGCGCAGGCGTTCGGCCACCTCATGAACACCGAGGACCTCATGGAGGGCATCACCGCGTTCATGGGCGACCGCGATCCCGAGTTCAAGGGCCAGTAAAACTCGGAACACTTAACCGGCCGACGGGGAATCTTTCCGTACGGCTCGGTTGGTGTAGTCCGGCCAATCATGTTGGCCTTTCGAGCCAACGACCGGGGTTCAAATCCCCGACCGAGCATTCTGCGACGAACGAACGTGAGGAGCGAATGCGACATCCGGGCGATTTGAAGTAGACCGAGGTTCTGCGCGAAGCGCAGGTTCTCGGGCGTGGTTCAACTCCCCGACCGAGCATTGCAGCGAGCGTCACGGAGTGACGCGAGCGAAACGCGCAGGGAGTGGATTTGAGCAGACGAGTCGCAGCGCGCGAACGGAGTGAGCGCGACCGTCTCGGCGAGTTCAAATCCCCGACCGAGCATTCTGCGACGAACGAACGTGAGGAGCGAATGCGACACTCGGGGGTCGAGCGGACGACTCGCCGACCACGGGTATGCGTTCGGTCGGGGTGAGACTCGGACGACTCCGTCATCCCGTCCCCGGCGGTCACGTGCAAAAATAGACATTCATCTACAACGACCCCCCGATTCCCGCCCGATATGCGCATCGTCCTCCGACGAGGTCTGTACGGATACAATTAATATTACTTCATTAATTAACAGATTAAACGAGGTTGTCTGACGAACATTCTTGTACTTCTACGACGCAGGCCGGTACAACTGACGTGACACGAATGGTTATGGTCGACTCATCGCCCGCAACGGTATCGCCGGAGCAGCTGACGACCGACGACGGGGTGGCGTACCGCGCGTACCACGACATGACGCATCCGGGATCGCTGAGCATCACGGTCATGCAGGCCGTCGGTGCCGTCGTCGACGTCGATCCGATGGAACTCGATTCGCTGTACGAAGCGGTCGATCCGGACGCGCTCGACGAGCTGTTCTGTCCCGGTCCGGACGGGCAACCGAGCATCGACGGCCGCATCCGGTTTCGCTTCGCGGGGTGTCGCGTCACCGTCGAGAGCAACGGGACGATCCTGGTCGAACCGTAGCGGGAACGCGGCGAGCCACCCTTTCGGTTACGTATGGTAATTCTCGCCCTACGATCTCCCTACCACCAGATAGCACTGGTCACGTAATCCTTATTATATAGGACGGCCATATAGAGTGTCGATCACGTATGGCAATCAGACGTACCCCCTTCGAGGAGATGGAACGGATGTTCGACCAGATGCGCCGCTCCATGTTCGGCACCTGGGACTGGAACGCCCCCGTCCAGTCGCGCTGGGAGTCGCTCCCGTCGGGCGACGCGAACCTGCGCGTCGAGACCGGTGAGGACGGCTACCTCGTCCACGCCGACCTCCCGGGCTTCGAGCGGGACGAGCTGGACCTCACCTTCGACGACGGGGTGCTGACGCTCTCGGGAGCCCACGAGGTCGCGGACGAGACCAGCGCGCGACGACGCAGCGTCTTCGAGCAGGTCACCATCCCCGGCGAGGTGCTCGACGACGAGATCACCGCCTCGTACCGCAACGGCGTGCTCGAAGTCCACCTCCCCACCGCCGAACGGGAGGACGACGACGACGCCCACCGCATCGACATCGAGTGATCGGCGTACCCGTGGGCTACCGCCGACCGCACTGACCGTTCCGCTCGCTGACCGTCCCGCCCGCTGACTGTCCCGCCCGGGGTCCGGTCGCTCGTGTCCCGTCGTCGCCCCGTTCCGGTGACGCGAGGGAGTCTCTCGTCCCTGTTTTCCACGTTCGAAGTAGATGGACCGAACTGATCGATTCTAGCGATCGATCGGAACGCTCCCGTGAATGTGAATGACGACCCCGTGAATCGTCGGGGGTCGACGGAACCGACGCGGGTATCGAGGTACCTTTACCGCCGGAGACCCTGTGGCCGGTAGTGGATTCTACCGAGGTGCTCCGACAGTGGGCGGAACGGTCGGGCGAGTACTCCCCGAGCTACTACGCCTACTACGGGCCGAACGAGGCGAGCGAGCGCGTTCGCGACCTCCTCGACGCCGTCGTCGGGCGGGACGCGTCCGTGCTGGAACTCGGGTGCAGTTCCGGCCGGCACCTCTCTCACCTGCACGAGCACGGCTACGAGGACCTCCACGGTATCGACGTCAACGACGAGGCGTTCCGCGTGATGGAGGAGACCGCACCCGACCTCGCCGCGAGCGTGTCGTTCCACGCCGACGCCATCGAGAACGTCGTCGCCGACTTCGACGACGACCAGTTCGACGCCGTGTTCTCCGTCGAGACGCTCCAGCACGTCCACCCCGACAACGAGTGGGTCTTCGAGGAACTCCCCCGGATCGCGGGCGACCTCGTCGTCACGGTGGAGCACGAAGGGAAGGGGAAGGGAGGAAACGAGGAGAGTGAAGGCGAAGGGGAGGAGAGTGAAGGCCAGAGGGGGGAGACGGGAGGAAACGACGAGCGGGACGACGGAGGGAGAGGACAGGATGAGCCCGACGTAAACTACGTCAACGACGAGTTCCCGCTGTACTACCGCAACTGGAGGCGGATCTTCACCGATCTGGGCCTCGTCGAGGTCGAGTCGGAACCGGTCGGACAGGACACGCTCCGGGCGTTCCGACCGCCGCGGGACTGACCGGACCGACGCGATCGAGAGCGCACTCGGGTTCGGGCTCGGATTCGGACCCGGATGCGGCCGGCCTCACGCGAGCCACTCGTCGGGCTTCGTGTCGTAGTCCACGTCGGTCGCGGCGAGGTGGTCGACCTCGTCCCACGGGAGGTCGCGCACGAAGAACTCCTCGCCGTCGAAGCGGACGAGCTTCCCGCGCTCCTCCGGCGTGGGTTCGCGGTCGCGCCGCCGGGCGACCTCGACGTCGTGGTCGTCGAGTTCCTTCACGATGGTCTTCAGGTTGACCGGCCGCCCCCACAGCTCGAAGACGCGTTCGAGCACCTGCTGGGCCTGCTTCACGTCGAGCATGACGCCGTTGTACTGGTGGGCGAGCAGCAGCTCGTTGCGGTTGTTGTAGTTCCCGTCCTCGACGGCGACCGTCGGCTTGCCGAAGTTCGTAAAGCGGAGCATGAGCTTCTTCTTCACGTCCTCGACGTCCGTGCTGGTGGCGCGGTAGTCGCGTGTGGTGTGGGTGTACTCGTAGGTGAAGTAGTGGTTCTCGTCGACGAACTCCTGGGTGAGGAACTCATCGAGGAACGTCACGTCGTTGTGGCTCTCGCGGATCTCGCGCATGCGGTCCCAGCCGCGGCTGCGATCGACGTCGGCCAGCGCCTCCTCGACGCTCCCGTACCGGTCGTCGTCGAACATGTAGCGCGCGATGCGCTCCAGTTCGGTCTGCGAGAGGCGTTTCAGGAACCCCCGGTGCTGTCGCTTCACCAGCGAGTAGTGGCGCTCGCACAGCCCCTCGTAGGTGAGCACCTTCCACGGGTAGCGATCGACGTCCACCTCGCCCGCCCTCGCCGCCGCCAGCGCCTCCGCGTCGACGCGCGGGTCCTCCGGGTCGAGCGCGTCGAGCGAGTCCGAGTCGACGTGCGCGACGATGGGGTCGGGCTCGAGCGCGTCGAGCACCTCGTCGAAGTCGACCCGGTCGTGGAAGTTCCGCCACGTGATGCCCCGAACCCGGAGGAGCGTCTCCGCGACCTCCCGGCGGTTGGTCGTGTTCTCGATGTACTCCCACAGCTCCTTGCCGAGCTTGTAGGGGTTGAACCCCGGCGAGGCGAGCACCATCGACTGGTGGTCGGCGTAGTCGACGAACTCGTTCTCGTCGGCGAATCCCTCCTCTGCCATCATCATCGACTCCCAGTAGGCGGCCCACCCCTCGTTCATCACCTTCGTCATCTTCTGGGGGGCGAAGTAGTACGCCTCCCGGCGGAGCACGTCGAGCACCTCGCGCTGCCAGTCCTCGAAGTCGACGGCCTTGCCCGCCTCGCGGTCGTAGCGCTTGCCGTGGTTTCGCAGGAACGCGACGATGTCGAGTTCCGGCTCCGCGGGGAAGCGCGCCTCGTCGGGCGTCTCGCGCTGGGATTCGAGCCACTCGTCGCTGAACACCTGCCGCTTGACCTCGTCGCTCAGGCCCAGCTGGTCGAGCCGTTCCGCGATGTCGTCGGCCTCGAACGGCTCGTCGGCGCTCGACGCGACCGGGGCGAACGGTTCGTGCTGGTCGATGCAGTCCTCCAGACAGAGCACGTGGTCGATGAACTCCTCGACCTCCTCGCGGTCGATCTCCGGGTCGTCCATGTACGACTCGACGATGCGCGCGTGGCTGGCGAGCATCCGGGCGGCGTCCGGCGCGTCGCTGAACAGTCCGAACCACTGGTTGTGCTTGAAGAAGTCCGAGTGCGCCTCGACGTGCGTGATGACCGCCTTCTGATCCGCGGTCGTGTTCGACTCCTGGAGGAAGGCGTGGGCGGGGTCGTCGTTGTTGACGATCTCGAACGCCTTGCCGCCGAGGAACTGCCGCTGCTTGCGCTGCTGGTCGTACTTCATCCCCCACCGCCAGTGCGGGTACCGCTCCTGGAACCCGTCGTAGGCGATGAGTTCGTTCATGTCGTCGTAGTCGATGATCCAGTAGTTGACGGGGTAGGGATCGAGCCCTAGCTTCCCCGCGAGGTCGGCCGCTTCCCGTACGGGCTCGCGCAGCGAGGCGGCCACCTGCTG
The Halomarina pelagica DNA segment above includes these coding regions:
- a CDS encoding SpoVR family protein, which encodes MSEPDRIRKQQVAASLREPVREAADLAGKLGLDPYPVNYWIIDYDDMNELIAYDGFQERYPHWRWGMKYDQQRKQRQFLGGKAFEIVNNDDPAHAFLQESNTTADQKAVITHVEAHSDFFKHNQWFGLFSDAPDAARMLASHARIVESYMDDPEIDREEVEEFIDHVLCLEDCIDQHEPFAPVASSADEPFEADDIAERLDQLGLSDEVKRQVFSDEWLESQRETPDEARFPAEPELDIVAFLRNHGKRYDREAGKAVDFEDWQREVLDVLRREAYYFAPQKMTKVMNEGWAAYWESMMMAEEGFADENEFVDYADHQSMVLASPGFNPYKLGKELWEYIENTTNRREVAETLLRVRGITWRNFHDRVDFDEVLDALEPDPIVAHVDSDSLDALDPEDPRVDAEALAAARAGEVDVDRYPWKVLTYEGLCERHYSLVKRQHRGFLKRLSQTELERIARYMFDDDRYGSVEEALADVDRSRGWDRMREIRESHNDVTFLDEFLTQEFVDENHYFTYEYTHTTRDYRATSTDVEDVKKKLMLRFTNFGKPTVAVEDGNYNNRNELLLAHQYNGVMLDVKQAQQVLERVFELWGRPVNLKTIVKELDDHDVEVARRRDREPTPEERGKLVRFDGEEFFVRDLPWDEVDHLAATDVDYDTKPDEWLA
- a CDS encoding HalOD1 output domain-containing protein translates to MVMVDSSPATVSPEQLTTDDGVAYRAYHDMTHPGSLSITVMQAVGAVVDVDPMELDSLYEAVDPDALDELFCPGPDGQPSIDGRIRFRFAGCRVTVESNGTILVEP
- a CDS encoding Hsp20/alpha crystallin family protein, which encodes MAIRRTPFEEMERMFDQMRRSMFGTWDWNAPVQSRWESLPSGDANLRVETGEDGYLVHADLPGFERDELDLTFDDGVLTLSGAHEVADETSARRRSVFEQVTIPGEVLDDEITASYRNGVLEVHLPTAEREDDDDAHRIDIE
- a CDS encoding class I SAM-dependent methyltransferase, whose product is MDSTEVLRQWAERSGEYSPSYYAYYGPNEASERVRDLLDAVVGRDASVLELGCSSGRHLSHLHEHGYEDLHGIDVNDEAFRVMEETAPDLAASVSFHADAIENVVADFDDDQFDAVFSVETLQHVHPDNEWVFEELPRIAGDLVVTVEHEGKGKGGNEESEGEGEESEGQRGETGGNDERDDGGRGQDEPDVNYVNDEFPLYYRNWRRIFTDLGLVEVESEPVGQDTLRAFRPPRD